The following are from one region of the Paenibacillus sp. JZ16 genome:
- a CDS encoding molybdopterin-containing oxidoreductase family protein, whose protein sequence is MTQAMIHQENGVFPAVCPLDCPDTCGLLLHKENGKIVKVTGNPDHPITQGAICNKVRNMTHRVYHPERVLYPLRRVGPKGQGAFERISWDEAVQEIAERYEKLIEEHGSESILPYSFYGNMGILSVDGMDRRFFNRLGASRLKQSICNSAGNEGWKSVMGFNGGTVPEDTVHADVIIVWGGNIVSTNMHQVVLAEKARKAGAKVVVIDVHKNQTGQWADWFIPLFPGTDAALAVGLMHILFRDGMVNEEFLRQYTIGHEALREHVKDYTPEHVSSITGIPVEDIEKLAELYGRADTSYIHIGNGLQHHDNGGLTVRSIAALPALTGQWLKRGGGAAKSNGGYNSMDSDALERPDLRPNPDARTINMNRIGEALAMTEQPIKSVFVYCSNPLVVAPDSERVREGFAREDLFTVVHDLFMTDTAKYADIVLPATSSFENTDLFASYWHQYIQLQEPVIPALGESKSNVELFSMLGRAMGFTDPAFHETEEEMMARALDFPGNPYLNGVTLDKLKEHRYVKLDMTPLETYLDRLPTPSGRIELYSAQLEEAGLPPLPTYVPLKEGYDGVRRGRGHKYPLMFISPPNHNFLNSTFANVEKHQKLEKEPALQIHPEDAEERGLEDGDMVTVYNDRGTYEVRAKVTDKMLPGTVVSQGLWWEGGGRKQRANALTPDRLSDMGEGATFFSTVVEVRTKITGA, encoded by the coding sequence ATGACTCAAGCGATGATTCATCAGGAAAACGGCGTGTTTCCGGCGGTCTGTCCGTTGGATTGTCCCGATACTTGCGGCCTGCTGCTGCATAAAGAGAACGGAAAAATCGTGAAGGTTACCGGTAATCCGGATCATCCGATTACGCAGGGAGCCATCTGCAATAAAGTCCGTAATATGACACATCGAGTGTATCATCCGGAGCGCGTGCTATATCCGCTGCGGAGGGTAGGGCCCAAAGGTCAGGGCGCTTTCGAGCGAATCAGCTGGGATGAAGCGGTTCAGGAGATTGCCGAACGCTACGAGAAGCTGATCGAGGAGCATGGCTCTGAGAGCATTCTGCCTTACAGCTTCTACGGCAACATGGGGATATTAAGTGTAGACGGCATGGATCGGAGGTTCTTCAACAGGCTGGGCGCCAGCCGGCTGAAGCAGTCGATCTGTAATTCGGCAGGCAATGAGGGCTGGAAATCCGTTATGGGGTTTAATGGAGGCACCGTCCCGGAGGATACCGTTCATGCCGATGTCATCATCGTCTGGGGCGGCAACATCGTCAGCACCAATATGCATCAGGTGGTGTTGGCAGAGAAAGCGCGCAAGGCCGGTGCCAAGGTCGTTGTCATCGACGTGCATAAGAACCAGACGGGGCAATGGGCCGATTGGTTCATTCCGCTGTTTCCGGGCACGGATGCGGCACTGGCCGTCGGCCTCATGCACATCTTGTTCCGTGACGGCATGGTGAACGAGGAATTCCTGCGGCAGTATACGATCGGTCATGAAGCCTTGCGTGAGCATGTGAAAGACTATACACCGGAGCATGTATCCTCCATTACCGGAATTCCAGTTGAGGATATCGAGAAGCTGGCCGAGCTGTACGGCCGGGCAGATACTTCTTACATTCATATCGGTAACGGTCTTCAGCATCATGACAATGGGGGCTTGACGGTGCGCAGCATTGCGGCGCTTCCGGCCTTAACCGGACAATGGCTGAAGCGGGGCGGAGGGGCCGCCAAGTCGAACGGCGGTTACAACAGCATGGACAGCGATGCGCTCGAACGTCCCGATCTCCGTCCGAATCCGGATGCGCGGACGATTAACATGAACCGGATCGGCGAGGCGCTTGCCATGACCGAACAGCCGATTAAGTCGGTCTTTGTCTATTGCAGCAATCCGCTGGTTGTCGCTCCCGACTCCGAGCGGGTAAGGGAAGGGTTTGCACGGGAGGATCTGTTTACGGTTGTGCATGACCTGTTTATGACGGATACGGCCAAGTATGCAGATATCGTGCTCCCGGCAACCTCCTCGTTCGAGAATACCGACCTGTTCGCTTCCTACTGGCATCAGTACATCCAGCTGCAGGAGCCGGTCATCCCGGCGCTTGGGGAGAGCAAGAGCAATGTAGAGCTGTTCTCCATGCTGGGGCGGGCTATGGGGTTCACTGACCCGGCCTTCCATGAGACGGAAGAGGAGATGATGGCAAGAGCGCTCGACTTCCCGGGTAATCCTTATCTGAACGGCGTCACGCTGGACAAGCTAAAGGAACACCGCTATGTGAAGCTTGATATGACGCCGCTTGAAACATATCTGGATCGTTTGCCGACGCCTTCGGGCCGGATCGAGCTTTACTCCGCACAGTTGGAGGAAGCAGGTCTTCCGCCTCTTCCGACCTACGTGCCGCTCAAGGAAGGTTATGACGGCGTAAGGCGCGGCCGCGGGCACAAATACCCGCTCATGTTCATTTCGCCGCCGAACCACAACTTCCTGAATTCGACCTTTGCGAATGTGGAGAAGCATCAGAAGCTGGAGAAGGAGCCTGCCCTGCAGATCCATCCGGAGGATGCAGAGGAACGCGGTCTAGAGGACGGAGACATGGTTACGGTATACAACGACCGCGGAACCTATGAAGTTCGGGCCAAGGTAACGGATAAAATGCTGCCGGGCACCGTTGTCAGCCAAGGCCTGTGGTGGGAAGGCGGGGGCCGTAAGCAGCGCGCCAATGCCCTTACACCCGACAGGCTGTCGGATATGGGTGAAGGGGCTACCTTCTTCTCAACGGTGGTCGAGGTCAGGACTAAAATAACCGGTGCATAA
- a CDS encoding response regulator has translation MYKVLLVDDEELDLEGMRRFIPWSDLHMELVGSVNNALSACEIIKSEDVDILVSDVNMPYMSGLELARIALEHKPNMRIIFVSGYQEFSYVQQALLLKAYSYVLKPMNDRELVASLIKVKRDLDEENKQREVEMAYQEMIPIVKSDFLIRLLEREESEELLTKMSISYEFDQLKWPVRVAVMELDNVSWRQAGSLSSQRELARIFLQRIQEAITDSGSGMLPYCKLSSQRVAILLEDSNATPTISTLMDSVQQHLMTSMTTGIGEPVRTLDQLHLSYRQAVEAVEGKMFLGKGSIIKYEDVSAEPGMLDARMLDERMNVLLKAMEEYELVQICDELEKLFGSIRSLRSRFTVHNMSNYIIWKLEQYLSSRNEDLFDLLGMDIHHLDILMQFETVSDIRSWFIQRIFEISERLYEKSNSKDSKFIRSVIQTMKERMSENITIKDIAQHFSFSPSHIGFLIKERSGNTFNELLVQLRMEKACELLKQPGLKVYEVADQVGYRYLPYFSRQFKEKFAMTPMEYRKRELG, from the coding sequence ATGTACAAGGTGCTGCTTGTGGATGATGAAGAACTAGATCTCGAAGGCATGAGAAGATTCATTCCTTGGTCCGATCTGCATATGGAGTTAGTGGGGAGTGTCAATAATGCATTGTCGGCATGTGAAATTATCAAGAGCGAAGATGTTGATATTTTAGTCAGTGACGTCAATATGCCTTATATGTCTGGACTCGAGCTGGCACGGATTGCGCTTGAACATAAACCTAACATGCGAATCATATTCGTCAGCGGATATCAGGAATTCAGCTATGTACAGCAAGCACTCTTATTGAAGGCTTACAGTTATGTTCTCAAGCCGATGAACGATAGGGAGCTTGTTGCTTCCTTAATCAAGGTAAAGCGGGATCTAGATGAAGAAAACAAGCAGCGCGAGGTGGAGATGGCTTATCAGGAGATGATCCCCATTGTCAAAAGCGATTTTCTTATACGTCTGCTTGAGCGGGAAGAATCAGAAGAATTACTGACAAAGATGAGTATCTCTTATGAATTCGACCAGTTGAAATGGCCGGTTCGCGTCGCAGTCATGGAGCTCGATAATGTTTCATGGCGTCAGGCGGGGAGCCTTTCCTCACAGAGGGAATTGGCGAGAATATTCCTGCAACGTATTCAAGAGGCGATTACGGATAGTGGGAGCGGCATGCTTCCTTACTGTAAGCTGTCTTCGCAACGAGTAGCGATACTGCTGGAGGACAGTAACGCTACTCCAACGATAAGCACACTGATGGATAGCGTTCAGCAGCATTTGATGACATCCATGACAACGGGCATTGGTGAACCCGTACGCACATTGGATCAACTTCACCTGTCGTATAGGCAGGCTGTTGAAGCGGTGGAAGGCAAGATGTTTCTGGGCAAGGGAAGTATTATCAAGTACGAAGACGTCAGTGCCGAGCCGGGAATGCTGGATGCAAGGATGCTTGATGAACGCATGAACGTCCTCTTAAAGGCAATGGAGGAATACGAGCTGGTTCAAATCTGTGATGAACTGGAAAAATTATTCGGCTCTATAAGGAGTCTGCGCTCCCGTTTTACCGTGCATAATATGTCGAATTATATTATATGGAAACTCGAACAATATTTAAGCAGTCGCAATGAAGACTTGTTTGACCTGTTAGGCATGGATATTCATCATCTGGATATCTTGATGCAGTTCGAAACCGTCAGCGATATTCGTTCATGGTTCATCCAGCGTATATTCGAAATTTCCGAAAGATTATATGAGAAATCCAATTCCAAGGATAGTAAATTCATCCGCAGTGTCATCCAAACGATGAAAGAACGAATGAGTGAGAATATAACGATAAAGGATATTGCCCAGCATTTTTCTTTTTCGCCGAGTCATATCGGATTTTTGATTAAAGAGCGGTCAGGAAATACGTTTAATGAACTGCTTGTACAACTGCGCATGGAAAAAGCGTGTGAATTGCTAAAACAGCCTGGCCTTAAAGTTTATGAAGTCGCCGATCAGGTAGGATACCGCTATCTTCCTTATTTCAGCCGGCAGTTCAAAGAAAAATTCGCCATGACACCCATGGAATATCGAAAGAGAGAATTGGGATGA
- a CDS encoding formate/nitrite transporter family protein — MAYYKPDRIAEITVENGVKKAHNSVMNVMILGFLAGAFIALGFLLDIRVIAGASEAWGGIAGFIGAAIFPVGLILVLLAGGELLTGNMMAVSLARFKKRISTKEMIRNLALVTVSNMAGALFVAYFFGHVTGLTGSGVYLEKLVDMAGHKLDDSFLQAFLSGIGCNWLVALAVWLSYGSDQMSGKILGIWFPTMAFVAIGFQHVVANMFLIPAAIFEGYYSWGEYFINFIPVWLGNFVGGALFVGAAYGTVYLKKNDKVEVIPRGEQEAALPSAPATGTAQQVHSA, encoded by the coding sequence ATGGCCTATTACAAACCGGATCGCATTGCGGAGATCACCGTGGAGAACGGGGTGAAAAAAGCACATAACTCCGTCATGAACGTAATGATATTAGGATTTTTGGCGGGGGCTTTTATCGCGCTCGGCTTTTTGCTGGATATTCGCGTGATTGCCGGGGCGTCTGAGGCTTGGGGAGGCATTGCCGGTTTTATAGGCGCGGCGATATTCCCTGTCGGACTGATCCTTGTATTGCTCGCAGGCGGAGAGCTGCTGACGGGCAACATGATGGCCGTGTCCCTGGCCAGATTCAAGAAGCGGATTTCCACGAAGGAGATGATACGGAATTTAGCTCTCGTCACGGTAAGCAATATGGCGGGGGCGTTGTTCGTCGCTTACTTCTTCGGTCATGTGACCGGTCTGACAGGCAGCGGAGTTTATCTGGAGAAGCTGGTGGATATGGCGGGACACAAGCTGGACGACAGCTTCCTGCAGGCTTTCTTGTCGGGCATCGGCTGCAACTGGCTCGTAGCGCTCGCCGTGTGGCTGTCCTACGGATCGGACCAGATGAGTGGCAAAATTCTCGGGATCTGGTTTCCGACGATGGCGTTTGTAGCCATCGGCTTTCAGCACGTGGTGGCCAACATGTTCCTCATTCCGGCCGCGATATTTGAAGGGTATTACAGCTGGGGTGAGTATTTCATAAATTTCATTCCGGTATGGCTTGGCAATTTCGTCGGAGGCGCGCTGTTTGTGGGAGCTGCCTACGGGACCGTATATTTGAAGAAGAATGATAAGGTTGAGGTCATTCCACGCGGCGAACAAGAAGCTGCGCTGCCTTCCGCTCCGGCTACCGGCACTGCTCAACAGGTTCATTCTGCGTAG
- a CDS encoding ABC transporter permease, whose translation MPQATAEQQPSPIARQPKVHSKSFLRRFMKQWDVQLMVIPGVILVFIFAYLPMYGVITGFMDYNLFTGSRIWDNPWVGFKHFEAFFAAPEFERILRNTIVISLLKFFIGFPAPIVLALLLNEVRHMLFKRVIQTITYLPHFLSWVIVAGFTTALLSTENGSINILLESIGAIDEPINFLSLKEYFWSILISANVWKEIGFNSIVFLAAIASIDPALYEAADIDGASKSKQIYLITLPSIMPVIIIFMILAIGNLLNAGFEDILLLASNPVLRPVSDVIDTYVYRVGLGSHRYSYAVAIGLFKAIISVGLLTIANYLARRSGNSLW comes from the coding sequence ATGCCGCAAGCTACTGCAGAACAGCAACCATCACCCATTGCCCGGCAGCCAAAAGTCCATAGTAAAAGTTTTCTTAGGCGATTCATGAAGCAATGGGATGTTCAGCTTATGGTGATACCCGGCGTCATTCTAGTTTTCATTTTTGCCTATCTGCCTATGTACGGCGTAATAACCGGATTTATGGATTATAACCTGTTCACCGGCTCAAGAATTTGGGATAACCCGTGGGTTGGTTTTAAACATTTTGAAGCTTTTTTTGCCGCCCCCGAGTTTGAAAGAATTTTGCGCAACACGATTGTGATCAGTCTATTGAAATTCTTTATCGGATTTCCAGCACCGATCGTACTGGCACTTTTATTGAATGAAGTTCGCCATATGTTATTCAAAAGAGTCATCCAGACGATTACATACCTGCCCCATTTCCTATCATGGGTTATTGTGGCAGGATTCACCACCGCCTTGCTATCAACGGAGAACGGAAGCATCAACATTCTGCTGGAGAGCATAGGGGCCATTGATGAACCGATCAATTTCCTTTCGTTAAAGGAGTATTTTTGGTCGATCCTGATTTCGGCCAACGTATGGAAGGAGATCGGATTTAACTCGATTGTATTCCTGGCTGCGATTGCGAGTATTGATCCTGCTCTCTATGAGGCTGCCGACATCGACGGTGCAAGCAAGTCCAAGCAAATCTACCTGATTACGCTTCCTTCGATTATGCCGGTCATCATTATCTTTATGATTCTTGCGATCGGCAACTTGCTCAATGCAGGCTTTGAGGACATCCTGCTCCTGGCATCCAATCCGGTGCTGCGGCCGGTATCCGATGTTATTGATACGTATGTCTATCGAGTAGGCCTAGGGTCACACCGTTATTCTTATGCGGTTGCTATCGGGTTGTTCAAGGCGATTATCAGTGTTGGACTGCTTACGATCGCGAACTATCTGGCTCGAAGATCTGGTAATAGCTTATGGTAA
- a CDS encoding carbohydrate ABC transporter permease, protein MLKRISFGDKVMLIVIYVFLSLLAFSALYPFWNAVAVSFNVGVDTAKGGVTFWPREFTTENYKIILQDDRLLNGFFISISRTVIGTATSIFMTALLAFGMTRTYLIGRKYYTLFFIFTLYFGGGLIPTYLLIRSLGLMDSFLVFIIPSLISVWNMIIFRTFFRGLPVGLEESAHIDGCSNWGTFFRIILPLSGPVIATLALLTAVGHWNDWFLPSIYITSDHLLPIQTILRQTLNANIVSGSSSVLDSASVALLDQARQITSKSLTMAMMIVVTLPIILVYPFVQKYFVKGVLVGSLKE, encoded by the coding sequence ATGTTAAAAAGAATTAGCTTTGGTGATAAGGTCATGCTTATCGTGATTTACGTGTTCCTCAGTTTATTAGCCTTCTCGGCACTCTATCCTTTCTGGAATGCGGTGGCTGTTTCCTTCAACGTAGGTGTCGATACCGCAAAGGGCGGAGTCACCTTCTGGCCAAGAGAATTCACAACCGAAAATTATAAAATCATACTCCAGGACGACCGACTGCTTAACGGGTTCTTCATATCCATAAGCCGTACCGTAATCGGCACCGCAACCTCCATATTCATGACAGCGCTTCTCGCATTCGGGATGACCCGAACTTATCTGATCGGACGAAAATATTACACATTGTTCTTTATATTCACCCTCTACTTTGGTGGAGGGTTGATTCCAACGTATCTCCTTATCCGTTCACTCGGTCTGATGGACAGCTTTCTGGTATTTATTATTCCATCCTTAATCAGTGTGTGGAACATGATTATTTTTCGGACCTTCTTTCGAGGTCTTCCCGTAGGGCTGGAAGAGTCAGCCCATATTGACGGCTGCAGCAATTGGGGCACATTCTTTCGGATTATTCTCCCATTGTCCGGACCGGTTATCGCTACGCTGGCTCTGTTGACTGCCGTTGGACACTGGAACGACTGGTTCCTGCCGAGTATCTACATCACCAGTGATCATTTGCTCCCCATTCAGACGATTCTGCGGCAGACCTTGAATGCCAATATTGTATCGGGTTCAAGCTCCGTGCTCGATAGCGCTTCGGTTGCCCTACTGGATCAAGCAAGGCAAATCACTTCAAAATCGCTCACAATGGCGATGATGATCGTGGTGACCTTACCGATCATTCTTGTCTATCCTTTTGTGCAAAAGTATTTTGTCAAAGGCGTACTGGTAGGCTCGCTGAAGGAGTAG
- a CDS encoding extracellular solute-binding protein, with product MRKTKKPLLVLVSLLLIMVTALAGCGKSAAPAPAPPAANNDGEKKTDPPAEGNRDGKWVLGEKPLEFSAYSHYENSDFPKWESTPVGKYLSEEKQVKINMIAAAGAHTQKLSAMMASDDLPDMIWTDKNHPDLERLRKEGKLVAYDDYLDKYPNLKTWMGDLNMLRSDDGKLYMFPNWYSSNPYGNAGYVVNKKIYKELGEPPLETTDDLYDYLVKVKDKYGSSIIPFEPHRAQERQGLGVLYTAFGEGASYTNLNASLLAVPKDGKLTSVLTDPVFREAQKYIAKLYREKLISQDAFNQTEDQILEKVMTGRVAVFAGASPTTMAGEAHPELIKQDPDGGYFMIWPIHKPGLDKNKIYPGTYTSFGWNAAYITTAAEDPEAIFAFLDWYTGPEGMNVQFFGPEGKNWDGFDEDGKPNFTENYDPAEVAEIQSKNEPVMFVGNTSYIDPAKYKYMENLPFEEQGWRTRYQQTITWPTQLNVTEFVNLNPAPDSDEGIIKASVDELFLEIYAKSVMAKNDEEVDKILDQGNKDLMDLGYGQLLEWRTIKWQENLAKLNGK from the coding sequence ATGAGAAAGACGAAAAAGCCGTTGCTCGTATTGGTCTCGTTGCTATTGATAATGGTTACGGCTCTAGCGGGATGCGGAAAATCGGCAGCTCCAGCTCCAGCACCACCGGCAGCAAACAATGATGGCGAGAAGAAAACCGATCCGCCAGCAGAGGGGAATCGTGACGGCAAATGGGTCCTTGGTGAGAAGCCGCTGGAGTTTTCAGCATATTCTCACTATGAGAACTCGGACTTCCCTAAATGGGAAAGCACGCCTGTCGGTAAATATTTAAGTGAAGAAAAACAAGTGAAAATCAACATGATTGCGGCTGCTGGAGCACATACGCAAAAGCTGAGTGCGATGATGGCTTCAGACGACCTGCCGGATATGATCTGGACAGACAAGAACCATCCAGACTTGGAGAGACTCCGCAAAGAAGGAAAACTGGTAGCCTATGATGATTATTTGGATAAGTATCCCAACCTGAAGACATGGATGGGCGATCTGAACATGTTACGTTCAGATGATGGCAAACTGTATATGTTCCCTAACTGGTATTCATCCAATCCTTACGGTAACGCCGGTTACGTAGTTAACAAGAAAATCTATAAAGAGCTGGGCGAGCCTCCGCTCGAAACAACGGACGATCTATATGATTATCTGGTGAAAGTTAAAGATAAGTACGGCAGCAGCATCATTCCGTTCGAGCCGCACCGTGCACAGGAAAGACAGGGACTTGGCGTGTTATACACGGCCTTCGGAGAGGGAGCAAGTTACACGAATCTGAATGCTAGCTTGCTTGCGGTTCCAAAAGACGGAAAACTGACGTCAGTACTTACAGATCCGGTATTCCGAGAGGCTCAGAAATATATTGCTAAACTGTACAGAGAGAAGCTCATCTCTCAAGATGCCTTTAACCAAACGGAAGATCAGATTTTGGAGAAAGTCATGACAGGCAGAGTGGCAGTATTTGCAGGAGCAAGTCCCACAACGATGGCAGGCGAAGCGCACCCTGAATTGATCAAACAAGATCCGGATGGCGGGTATTTCATGATTTGGCCTATTCATAAGCCGGGTCTGGATAAGAATAAAATTTATCCAGGCACCTACACAAGCTTTGGATGGAATGCTGCCTATATTACAACGGCTGCTGAGGACCCTGAAGCGATATTCGCATTCCTCGACTGGTACACAGGTCCGGAAGGGATGAACGTCCAATTCTTCGGTCCGGAAGGAAAGAACTGGGACGGATTCGATGAAGATGGTAAGCCGAATTTCACCGAGAATTATGATCCGGCAGAAGTAGCAGAAATTCAATCTAAGAATGAGCCTGTTATGTTCGTAGGTAATACGAGTTATATTGACCCTGCCAAATATAAATACATGGAGAATCTCCCCTTCGAAGAGCAGGGCTGGAGAACACGTTACCAACAAACGATTACTTGGCCAACTCAATTGAACGTTACAGAATTTGTTAACCTCAATCCGGCTCCAGATTCGGATGAAGGCATTATCAAAGCATCTGTCGATGAACTTTTCCTCGAAATCTATGCTAAGTCCGTCATGGCGAAGAACGACGAAGAGGTTGATAAAATTCTCGATCAAGGAAACAAGGATTTGATGGATTTGGGCTATGGTCAGCTTCTGGAATGGCGGACGATCAAATGGCAGGAGAATTTAGCTAAATTGAACGGAAAATAA
- a CDS encoding cache domain-containing sensor histidine kinase translates to MNNHWISSSGTDGKKLGYIPVGYKLMLTFTVFTLLLVSVNFYISHSMYDETMREQTRVNIQGTLQQIRDNVAYKVDDIVQTSATLYDDPAFIQSIRRDLSGAENHVRMNNVILPKLESAAKAVGLNLRLSVYFHNQTVYEKYKNWNHEINQDFNEQTYDIYHMTRVSNEFWYFTLPGEKYNATMIWRQVEEDERDGRISMIRRMVDMNNPLQIKEVGIMRFSVRLSQLFDSVDYAKLGDGSMLSVLDPFGNVVFTSGPSVEDNNDTLVKVNEPTGLTAHDQKHYLIIEEDLPQKNWKIVAQVPLNIIEQEAKRVRTVLIVICIICVVLFTYTGYVISRSFSKRILKIVGVLNAFREGDLHKRIAYRGKGEFPQIANALNAMGEDIEALIKKVYLSQLQKKEAELEMLQTQINPHFLYNTLSSINQLAKFGETEKLQDMVVQLAQFYRLTLNSGRILIPIALEIEQANAYLDIQKVKYGQRMEVTFDIDTNIWPYETIKLILQPFIENVLKHAWSGDRIHIRVSVQKEGDDILYRIIDDGLGMKQERIQEILDPQDHSHTGCGIRNIDQRVKLHYGSEYGVSIFSKVGIGTSVQIRIPARSRNSNPDKKAAG, encoded by the coding sequence ATGAACAATCACTGGATTTCATCATCCGGAACAGACGGCAAGAAGCTGGGGTATATACCCGTTGGTTATAAGCTCATGCTGACTTTTACGGTCTTTACTTTGCTATTGGTTTCTGTAAACTTTTATATTTCGCATTCGATGTATGATGAGACTATGCGCGAACAGACCCGCGTCAACATCCAGGGGACGCTTCAGCAGATTCGGGATAACGTTGCCTATAAGGTGGATGATATCGTCCAGACATCGGCGACATTGTATGATGATCCTGCATTCATTCAGAGCATCCGCCGGGATTTATCGGGTGCTGAGAATCATGTCCGTATGAACAATGTGATTCTCCCAAAGCTAGAGAGCGCTGCAAAGGCGGTTGGCCTTAATTTAAGGCTATCCGTCTATTTTCATAATCAAACGGTGTACGAGAAGTATAAAAATTGGAATCACGAAATCAACCAAGATTTCAACGAACAAACCTATGATATTTACCATATGACCCGGGTTTCCAATGAGTTTTGGTATTTCACACTGCCGGGAGAGAAATACAATGCAACCATGATCTGGAGGCAGGTGGAAGAGGATGAGCGGGATGGACGGATTTCGATGATTCGACGAATGGTGGATATGAACAATCCGCTGCAAATTAAAGAAGTGGGAATCATGCGGTTCAGTGTGCGATTGTCGCAGCTGTTCGATAGTGTAGATTACGCGAAACTTGGGGACGGAAGTATGTTATCGGTACTGGATCCCTTTGGGAATGTGGTGTTTACCTCTGGCCCATCTGTTGAAGATAATAACGACACCCTCGTCAAAGTAAATGAACCTACGGGGTTAACAGCACACGATCAGAAGCATTATTTGATCATCGAAGAAGATTTGCCACAGAAGAACTGGAAGATCGTTGCGCAAGTTCCGCTTAATATTATTGAACAGGAAGCGAAGAGAGTACGAACCGTTTTGATAGTCATTTGTATCATCTGCGTAGTGTTATTTACATATACGGGGTATGTTATTTCCCGATCTTTCTCTAAACGAATCCTGAAGATTGTAGGGGTACTCAATGCATTTCGGGAAGGGGATCTGCATAAACGGATCGCTTATCGGGGCAAGGGGGAGTTCCCTCAAATTGCGAATGCCTTGAATGCGATGGGCGAGGATATCGAAGCGTTAATAAAAAAAGTGTATTTAAGCCAGCTACAAAAGAAGGAAGCAGAGCTTGAAATGCTGCAAACGCAGATTAATCCTCATTTCTTATACAATACGCTATCCTCCATTAATCAGCTTGCGAAATTCGGGGAGACGGAGAAACTTCAGGATATGGTGGTGCAGCTGGCACAATTTTATCGGCTTACCTTAAATTCAGGCAGAATATTGATACCCATCGCTTTAGAGATTGAGCAGGCCAATGCGTATCTGGATATTCAAAAAGTAAAATATGGTCAGCGCATGGAAGTCACTTTTGATATCGACACGAATATATGGCCTTACGAGACTATAAAACTGATTTTACAGCCCTTCATTGAAAATGTGCTGAAGCATGCTTGGAGTGGAGATCGTATTCATATTCGGGTTTCAGTCCAAAAGGAAGGCGATGATATCCTGTACAGAATCATAGATGATGGCCTGGGTATGAAGCAGGAACGAATCCAAGAGATATTGGATCCCCAGGATCATAGTCACACGGGCTGCGGGATTCGAAACATTGACCAGCGGGTGAAGCTGCATTATGGGAGCGAATACGGCGTGTCCATCTTCAGCAAAGTCGGAATCGGGACTTCGGTTCAAATTCGCATACCTGCAAGATCCAGAAATTCAAACCCCGATAAGAAGGCGGCGGGGTAG